A genomic window from Silene latifolia isolate original U9 population chromosome Y, ASM4854445v1, whole genome shotgun sequence includes:
- the LOC141627741 gene encoding uncharacterized protein LOC141627741 encodes MLSVKWVHAIYIKSSNWEDYEPGANSSWAWRKICQVKHLLKDYIFRAGMDPYNSKAGYQLLKPDMDKVMWYPWVLNKWIIPKQAFLCWLIAHQRLTTQDRLYRMHIIQSNLCFLCGSHEESHEHLFFSCAFSQRCRDLIANWCLIELPCSEVIKWWVQRRDHNACRKKITAVILASIMYNIWNVRNVSRVEGFVSRPECILQRVKNEVKMRVGQLQLHSRNPSALAWISYIRQY; translated from the coding sequence atgctttccGTCAAGTGGGTGCATGCCATCTACATCAAGAGTTCCAACTGGGAAGACTATGAACCAGGAGCTAATAGTAGCTGGGCTTGGCGTAAAATATGTCAAGTCAAGCATTTACTCAAGGATTATATTTTCAGAGCAGGTATGGATCCTTATAACAGCAAGGCAGGATATCAGTTGCTGAAACCAGATATGGACAAGGTGATGTGGTATCCTTGGGTGCTTAATAAGTGGATCATTCCTAAACAGGCTTTTCTTTGTTGGTTAATTGCTCATCAGAGGTTAACAACTCAGGATAGGTTGTATAGAATGCACATTATTCAGAGCAACTTGTGCTTCCTGTGTGGATCACATGAAGAGTCTCATGAGCATCTATTCTTTTCTTGTGCTTTCAGTCAAAGATGCAGAGACTTAATTGCTAATTGGTGTCTGATTGAGTTGCCATGTTCAGAAGTGATTAAATGGTGGGTTCAGAGGCGAGATCATAATGCTTGCAGGAAGAAGATTACAGCAGTGATTTTAGCCAGCATAATGTATAATATTTGGAATGTTCGAAATGTTAGCAGGGTGGAAGGCTTTGTCAGCAGACCTGAATGTATTCTGCAACGGGTCAAGAATGAGGTGAAAATGCGCGTAGGACAGTTACAGCTTCACAGTAGGAATCCTAGTGCTTTAGCTTGGATTTCCTACATTAGACAATACTAG